TCCTCTATGGCCCTTTGTTTTTCGCTTCCAGTGCTTTTTACTGGTCGACTGGTTGGCCCCCGTACTTTTATGGGCCTGCACTGCGCCCCTAGTGtgctcccttctctctctcttttctctttgggTGACACGAACACCGGCACGGGCTGACTCACCCACCTCATCGGTAGCCGcgcaaagggaaaagaagccTACAGAAGCGAAGGGGAAAGCCGAATGAACGTCCATACCGCGAAAGACTGGCGGGCACGCCCGAGTAGGTCCACAGCGAGGAAACGAAACTGCGTCGCCTACGCTCATCCACTACGTAGCCATACCGACCAGGTGCAAAATGTAGCTGAccggggggggaggggccgacaaaaaggaaaggagaacgagCACAACTGAAGGCTACGGGGCGGGCGTTTTTATTGCTCGTCGCTCTTTCCATTGTTCTCGCATTTCATGTGGAATGTCTCCGCCTTCACATCCGGCCTGCATTGCTTGTCGgcctctcgtttctctcgtctctcaTCGATCCATCTGCCCGCATACTACCCTTGTGTGCTTCTTCGTAAATCCTCTTACcgtttccttccccccccccctccctccccctcccttcgtcCTCCCGCCCACCGCCCCATCTTGTCCGTCCATCAGTTGcgtcctcttttcttctacACGTTATTGCCTTACTCTCCGGCTTACGTATCAAGTCCTTCCCCTCGCCCCTTCATCGCCTTTTCTGTGCATCtgaccgccgcctcctggcATGTGGGTGCGTGTTCTGCTCTCTGTGTGAAGCCCCTAGTGTGGTGGTCATCATGTTGCTTTGAGTTTATTTGTTTGCTCGGCGTTGTTTTTCCCTGGGGCCCATACTCATTTGCTGctacttcccccccctcccccaatgccacgccgccgcccttacacctcacacacacacgcccgcccgcacacatacacacacacactcagttcctcttccccttcacctcccttcccttcgaGCCTTCTCCCCCTCATCACCATCATTCTCGAGCCAGCCCTGAATTATCGACTgtggcgatgctgctcgACAAGGACAAGATACGGCTGCTGATCATCACAGAGGCGACAACGTGCTTACCAGGGCAGCACGTTACCGGCGTCCTTCGCGTCGAAGTTTTGAAAGAGGTGTCAGTGACGGCGATTCGCCTCGTGGCCCGCGGCCAGGAGGCGGTCTTCTTCAAGGCCAAGAAGGACCGCTTCACCATCACACGGCAACAGTCCTTTGTCCACTTCGAGCACCTCATTACCTTCTTCGGTTTCTCGAAGGAgtgcggccgccgcggtggcgcctcACTCGCGCCTGGGATTTATGAGTACCCGTTCGACTTTGAGATTCCGGCAAGCGCGCCACCGACGTATAACTGTCACACATCCGCCGGAGATGCTGAGATTGCCTACGTACTGCGCGCCATCGCTGACATTCCGCGCGGGTTTGATAAGAGAACCGAGATTCCTCTCTACGTTCTGCCCACCATCGCCAGCCAGCAGTATGAACAGCTGTGCAGGACGGACAAGACAATGGTGACGCGAGACATCCCTCTCGCTGTCGAGCCCGGATGCTTTGGCCGCAGCAGAGACCCCAAGGCGAGCGTCACGTTATCCGTCTCAGTGCCGGCTGTGGCGCTACTcccgtggcgcagctgcgggaaCACCAGCCCTGCCTCAAGCCCTACAGCGACGAACTACCTCAAtgtgcacctctctctgATGAACACCAGCCTCAAGACACCCATTCGAACGGTGCGGGTGACACtaagccagcagcagcacctcatcGCGCAGGGGGACTCGTATAACACGATTCAGCCGATCGTGTCGGTGGTCGTCTCGCCACCAGGTGGTGAGCTCATCCCTCGTGCCTCGGCGGCTCTTGACGTGAAGCTGCGCCTCCCTAGATCGCTGCGGCACCTGTCAAAGATGCCGCAACGCGTACCGTTGCCAACGCTGGCTACACCCTGCATCCAGACCAGGAATCTGCTTACTATTAGCTTTCCCGGACTTGGCGCTGATGCACTGGTAAATATGAGCGACGCGACGGTGATCGGAGCAGCTGTGGACTACAATAGTAGAGTACCGATAGTACCGTGCTTCTACACGATGGCGACCATTCGTCCAGAGGATAAGCTGGGTGGTGAGTAGGAGATACCAAGTGAGAGGATATCGGCCATGACTGCCTGAGTAGCAGCGCATGAGACAGTAGGTGTCAAGgccttttctcgctctttcttttgCTCCCCTCccgtcgcctccagcgcacgCCATCCGATACCCACTTTGTTTCCCTTCATCTCTACTAGGCTTCGGATTCTGTATGTGAGTACTGTAGACGATGGCATTGACTCGTGCTGCTGATCCTGTTGCTCATTGTCTGTGCTCACGTTAAGTGCATGGATGCGTCTTTGAGTAGTGGCACATctatatgtatatatatattgaTTGATTGATTGATCTtcttgtgtatgtgtatacGGATGTGcatatgcgtgtgtgtgtgtgtgtctgtacTTGtctgttctttttttttccttacTTTCCTCTCGTGCTCTCTTTCTGGAGTTCGCTCATCGAGACACATACGCTAGCGTCACACACCGGAGAACGCATGTGCGAGCGGAAGCGAAGCAGAGTGACCCGCGAAGTGTGTCCAGGAAGTTATGGGGTTACGCTGATGAAGCGTTTGGGCGGAAtgtgaaggaaagagaggacagCGAAGGTGAGGGAACGCGCGAAATAGGAAGACAGCTGTTGATGGGCCGTCATGTGACGGGGCTTACGACCGGTTTGCCTAGCTTGACATGATAGTAGTCCAGTCGCTTCAGTTGTGTGCTAACTTCTTGCATTATTTTCAACGTTGTTTGTACGCGCAATAATGCTCACTGCACCTCTGCGGTGGCTCTCTGAAACATTTTGCTTATATTTTATCTTACTCCTCaagtgcttgtgtgtgtggggggggacGTGTCTTTGCTTTCACTGTTCATTTGTCTTTGTGTCAACATCCTCTCGTTTCCCCGGTTTCTCACTGCCGACAACGATATGCATtgcctctttttcgtctCTACCTGTACAAGTACACGCGCCTGCAAGCAATCACTACATAGGCGCATAGGCACCCGATTCAACGCCTaggcagaggcacacacccGCTTGCTCTCTGGCCTCCTCCCATTatcgtttttctttttttttctgctctcgGTGCGCTTCTCTGTAGTTCCCTCAACAACTGGGAGAACACCTCAGCGCGCGGCTCCCCGGGGTCCAgcgctctgctctctctctctctgtgcggggTAGCCAGGCAGCTCCTCTATCCCGGCCAATACGGGACCACccctggtggtgacagggtcagggGCCTACGACGTAGAGGGATGTCAGTGCggagcgtcgctgctgatgccggcggtcaggtcctggatagcgttgcgtcggagctACCTTAAGAATCGTATCCTTCTCAGCGGAAAATAAACCTGCGGGAAAAGAAGGGTGGCCTGCAAGTGTactacccccccctctccagtGAGTTCGCTCGCACGCTtaggtgtgcgcgtgctAACGCAGCCTGCTCGGTTGATTTGAATGGTATTTTGGAGGGTTCGTTTTAACTTTCTCGCGCACGCGCTACCCGTGAAGGGAATGCAGCTGGCGTCTCCGTGGATGGCCCCAGgagccccctccctttcccgaCCCTCTCTGCATCCGCCCCGTCCACAGGCACTGGCCTAAAATCGCTTTACTTCAtagcaaaggagaaagaagcaACTTAACCAGCATCGCCCAGCTCAGCACGGTTTCCGCAATAAACGCACAAAAAGAGCCTCAGCAGACACCCCACGCTGTGCCTCAGCGGCGGTGCAACGCTGCGCCTGGACGGCTCACTTGCCGTCGCCCTttgtctctcctttttcGTACCCCTTCCGTGTTGCTTATTTCGTTTTCTCGCTTATGGGTCACTGTGGGTATGTCGAGCAGGTCTTCTCATTTTCACTCACAGCAGTCAACCGCACCACCGAAAAGACAGTGTGAACGTGGCTCACTACTTGCGGGAGGGGCCATCAAGGCAAGCGTCGAACACGGTAGCGGGTCAGTAGTAGTATTGAAGAATGAAGAGATCCTAATCGAAGATCGTCTGTTGCTcaatggagagagaggatgagaAAAGGAAAATGTGGGCAGCGAAGGAAGGCAGGGAGCGGAAATCAGGAGTTTGGCGTGGTGAGGGACGGGGCGTTGACCGAGGGAGAGGCTACACAAACACGCGTGCACTGTCATACAAGAGTGCGGcgaaaggagaggggtgaggatTGCAGAGGCTCCATGCACGTTTCTCTCGGAGACGTGTATCCGCTATGCCACTAGACGCGGACAGCTCACCcgcttccttcctcctcttcccccgccCCGGCCCTGAACGCCACTCGGAGGTGGGACAGGGTGcagacaaacacacgcacaaagtcGTAGGCTCTCGGGATCTCGATTTACCTGCTGAATATATCATCATCGGCTCTGTGGATGCGCTTTTCTGCCTCTCTGTTGGGTTGCTGGCGTATCGTCCTGAGGTGTATGCGTGCTCTGATTCGCTAGTTTCATCTAagcacctcttctcccttgcACCACActacctccccccaccaccacctctcccctcgcccCTTCGTCTCACACACCTCTGCTCGCCTTCCCGGTGGCGCAGTATCGTGGAAATTATCCTTCccctcgcacacgcacgtccttatacctcaccccctccctcccttcatGCACACTAGGAGGCCTTTGAAatagaggaggggggagtctTTTGGCCTTCATCTATCGCCAGTCACAGACGGCCGAAGTGCGGTGTGCGTTCCCGAGATGACGCTCATTAGACGCATGCTGGCTTTCTCCTCCGGCGTGGCAGCTGGCGTGAGCACCGCCCCATACCTTTGCGTTCCTGACAGGACACCCGTTGCGCCACGGTCCTGTTTGCAAACCTGTGACACACGTTGCTCGGCGTCCGGCTGCCACGgtggcagcagtagcggcaaCCCAGCCGAGAAGAACGGTATCGACGCTGCTAGCGGGCCGGCGCGAGTGGCTTGCGTGACGGAAAGTCTTCTGGCTCTCTACGGAGGTGTATGTGATCTGTTGAACATGGCAACACGAGCGCTGGTAGAAGCGACGGCgaacgcagcagccacaggtGTACATCGGGCAaccagcgccaccacagcggagcacacgcacaactcGCCGGTTTGTAGCAacgacaccgccgcccagTGTGCCGATTGTCATCTTCGTGGTGCCACCGAGGAGGAAAGAC
Above is a window of Leishmania panamensis strain MHOM/PA/94/PSC-1 chromosome 22 sequence DNA encoding:
- a CDS encoding hypothetical protein (TriTrypDB/GeneDB-style sysID: LpmP.22.0820), with the translated sequence MLLDKDKIRLLIITEATTCLPGQHVTGVLRVEVLKEVSVTAIRLVARGQEAVFFKAKKDRFTITRQQSFVHFEHLITFFGFSKECGRRGGASLAPGIYEYPFDFEIPASAPPTYNCHTSAGDAEIAYVLRAIADIPRGFDKRTEIPLYVLPTIASQQYEQLCRTDKTMVTRDIPLAVEPGCFGRSRDPKASVTLSVSVPAVALLPWRSCGNTSPASSPTATNYLNVHLSLMNTSLKTPIRTVRVTLSQQQHLIAQGDSYNTIQPIVSVVVSPPGGELIPRASAALDVKLRLPRSLRHLSKMPQRVPLPTLATPCIQTRNLLTISFPGLGADALVNMSDATVIGAAVDYNSRVPIVPCFYTMATIRPEDKLGGE